From Fusarium fujikuroi IMI 58289 draft genome, chromosome FFUJ_chr07, a single genomic window includes:
- a CDS encoding related to syntaxin 12, translated as MSYDLESGRGGAGYSDDPDFQALQYDLKSKLQALLSNNRKLANDVNVLGTRKDTPRLRERVHNSMDKTRELCREIGEGVKRLQTWEELTKQQKYEQTKVSSDFQAALQEFQSLQRKALEKERASVTAARAAQEGESAEGPQSGNQLEQLQQQEQVSQLAPQDEVDFQEALIIEREEEIRNIEQGVGDLNVLFRQVAQIVNEQGEQLGTIADNVENVRDDTRQADVENRQAARYQKAARNKSCCLLLILAVILTIVILAIVLD; from the exons ATGTCGTACGATCTAGAATCCGGGCGCGGCGGCGCCGGCTATAGCGATGACCCTGATTTCCAAGCCCTTCAATACGACCTCAAGAGCAAGCTTCAAgccctcctcagcaacaatcGAAAACTCGCCAACGATGTCAATGTGCTCGGCACACGTAAGGATACCCCGCGCCTGCGGGAGCGAGTTCACAATAGCATGGATAAGACGAGGGAATTGTGCAGAGAGATCGGCGAGGGCGTTAAGCGCCTTCAAACTTGGGAAGAATTGACG AAACAACAAAAGTACGAGCAAACAAAGGTCTCGAGCGACTTCCAGgcagctcttcaagaatTCCAAAGCCTCCAGCGAAAAGCCCTCGAGAAGGAGCGCGCATCCGTTACCGCCGCCCGTGCCGCACAGGAGGGTGAATCCGCCGAAGGCCCCCAGTCCGGCAATCAGCTTGAGCAGCTGCAACAACAAGAGCAAGTCTCCCAGCTCGCACCCCAAGACGAAGTCGACTTCCAGGAAGCTCTCATCATCGAGCGCGAGGAGGAGATTCGCAATATTGAGCAGGGTGTAGGCGATTTGAACGTTCTCTTCCGACAGGTGGCGCAAATCGTCAATGAGCAGGGAGAGCAGCTTGGGACGATCGCAGACAATGTTGAGAACGTCCGGGATGACACGCGGCAAGCTGATGTTGAGAACCGACAGGCCGCGCGGTATCAGAAGGCAGCCCGCAACAAGAGCTGCTGCCTGTTGCTGATCCTCGCCGTCATTTTGACCATTGTTATTCTGGCTATTGTCCTTGACTAG
- a CDS encoding related to gamma-glutamyltransferase, whose amino-acid sequence MKLPLLLLASSIHYASISASPIFEDFFSPGVGTRGAVASEAQECSYIGRDLLARGGNAVDAMIGTTFCVGVIGMYHSGIGGGGFMIVRDKKGNYEAIDFRESAPAAAFEDMYQGNVNGSIYGGLSVGVPGEVRGFEYAHKKYGSLPWKTVLQGAIKVAQDGFTVNADMARFIEKTIRDHHNFFVEDPSWAEDFTRNGQLIPEGEKMTRRRYARTLQAIAEHGADAFYTGAFAESMVKTIQETNGTITLDDYKNYDVIPREVLRTEYKGHDVYGISSPAGGAVSLNILNTMNGYTHQDEDRNTTLHIYIEAMKFAYGARLHLGDPDFVDGVPELEHEMLNATTAEKIRSKIDPRKTQKIEKYDPDGIYSSDGHGTSHVVTADGDGMAVSLTTTVNLIFGSFLMDPLTGVILNNEMNDFSIPGVPNEFGFAPAEANFIRPNKRPLSSCTPLIVSNKDGSLFAVIGAAGGSRIISATTQVAWRVLTSPSWSIKDAVREPRVHNQLIPNTLLVEKKFSSYDVPSLLERGHNITWVDEGLSTVQALTRDSAGVFQVAPEPRQKNSGGVTL is encoded by the exons ATGAAACTCCCGTTACTGTTACTGGCCTCCAGTATCCATTATGCCTCGATATCCGCAAGTCCCATATTCGAGGATTTTTTTTCTCCTGGTGTTGGTACCAGAGGAGCCGTTGCTTCAGAGGCTCAAGAATGCAGCTACATCGGCAGAGACTTATTAGCACGGGGT GGAAATGCCGTCGATGCCATGATTGGAACGACATTCTGTGTTGGTGTTATCGGCATGTACCACTCCGGCATTGGAGGCGGTGGTTTCATGATTGTGCGTGACAAGAAGGGTAACTACGAAGCAATCGACTTTAGAGAATCAGCCCCTGCAGCAGCATTTGAGGACATGTACCAAGGAAATGTGAACGGTAGCATCTACGGGGGTCTTTCTGTTGGTGTGCCGGGCGAAGTCCGTGGGTTTGAGTATGCACACAAGAAATACGGT AGTCTTCCATGGAAAACAGTCTTACAAGGAGCTATTAAGGTGGCTCAAGATGGATTCACAG TCAATGCCGACATGGCAAGATTTATCGAGAAGACTATTAGAGACCATCACAACTTCTTTGTCGAGGATCCTTCATGGGCAGAAGATTTTACCCGAAATG GACAGCTTATCCCAGAAGGAGAGAAGATGACAAGACGACGATACGCCCG TACACTTCAAGCTATCGCAGAGCATGGCGCTGATGCCTTCTATACCGGTGCCTTCG CTGAGAGCATGGTCAAGACCATCCAAGAAACAAATGGTACCATAACACTGGATGACTACAAGAACTACGATGTAATTCCTCGAGAGGTTCTTCGCACTGAGTACAAGGGGCACGATGTCTATGGCATCAGCTCTCCAGCCGGTGGCGCCGTATCACTCAATATCCTGAACACCATGAACGGCTACACCCACCAAGACGAGGATCGAAACACCACACTGCACATCTACATCGAAGCCATGAAGTTCGCATACGGAGCTCGTCTGCACCTTGGCGATCCTGACTTTGTAGATGGCGTTCCTGAGCTTGAACATGAGATGCTCAATGCCACAACAGCAGAAAAGATCAGGAGTAAGATCGATCCTCGAAAGACCCAGAAGATTGAGAAGTATGATCCTGATGGCATCTACTCATCTGACGGGCATGGAACTTCACACGTCGTCACTGCGGATGGCGATGGCATGGCTGTTTCGCTGACCACCACcgtcaacctcatctttGGATCTTTCCTCATGGACCCTCTCACTGGTGTGATCCT AAACAACGAAATGAATGACTTCTCTATTCCGGGAGTTCCTAATGAGTTTGGTTTCGcaccagcagaagcaaacTTCATTCGTCCAAACAAGCGCCCCCTATCCTCCTGTACACCTCTCATTGTATCCAACAAAGACGGATCTCTCTTTGCCGTCATCGGAGCTGCAGGGGGCTCACGTATTATCTCCGCCACTACTCAAGTTGCGTGGCGTGTATTGACTTCTCCATCGTGGTCTATCAAGGATGCTGTTCGTGAGCCCCGTGTTCACAACCAGCTCATCCCGAACACGCTACTAgtggagaagaagttcaGTTCGTACGATGTTCCATCGCTGTTGGAGCGAGGACATAATATAACTTGGGTCGATGAGGGACTGAGTACAGTTCAAGCGTTGACAAGGGACTCAGCTGGTGTTTTTCAGGTCGCTCCTGAACCCAGGCAGAAGAACAGTGGCGGTGTGACATTGTAG
- a CDS encoding related to ALG11 protein, whose amino-acid sequence MASLATLVPLAILIALPLIGGLLRRFLGWSLRKRTEGRRAHLLALMTQEDKDARAKDPQGTAATKLVFDVDDNLQSTLSSQRDWSGIVGFFHPFCNAGGGGERVLWAAIRATQDRWPKAKCVVYTGDHNVTKDAILNRVKTRFNIELHAPTITFLYLSKRDWVLPSTWPHFTLLGQSIGSVVLAWDAFSLLVPDVFVDTMGYAFALGLCKFLFPKVPTGAYVHYPTISTDMLDSLDSTAPSGTQGAHAGKGAGAQGFAKKNYWKLFAILYSWVGSTVDIVMTNSTWTQGHIKSLWGPYRKQKSKTDPIAVVYPPTAVREMEREVEVSEESEKRREKVLVYLAQFRPEKNHQLIMRSFATFLKTKSEASKGAQLVLIGSVRDDSDSKRVYELRLLANELGIKDSVKFHLDAPWSDVLDWLRRASVGVNGMWNEHFGIGVVEYQAAGLISVVHDSAGPKFDIVVPIDGQPTGFHATTEEEFAEGYEKALSLPDPLAFRLRARESAKRFTEEEFAKKWTVHLARLVSLTKQKA is encoded by the exons ATGGCGTCCCTAGCGACGCTTGTGCCTCTGGCCATTCTGATAGCTCTGCCTCTAATAGGTGGGCTTCTACGACGGTTTCTAGGATGGTCTCTTCGAAAACGAACAGAAGGCCGTCGTGCACATCTTCTGGCCCTCATGACACAGGAGGATAAAGATGCCCGCGCTAAGGACCCTCAAGGCACCGCAGCGACGAAACTCGTATTCGATGTTGACGATAATCTTCAAAGCACTCTGAGCTCGCAAAGGGATTGGTCGGGGATCGTTGGTTTCTTCCATCCGTTCTG CAATGCTGGAGGTGGCGGAGAGCGAGTGCTCTGGGCCGCGATTCGGGCCACACAAGATCGTTGGCCAAAAGCCAAATGTGTGGTATACACAGGCGATCACAATGTGACAAAAGATGCGATCTTGAATCGAGTCAAG ACAAGATTCAATATTGAGCTCCATGCTCCCACGATAACGTTCCTCTACCTCTCCAAGCGAGACTGGGTACTCCCCTCAACATGGCCTCATTTCACGCTGCTCGGCCAATCAATCGGCTCCGTCGTTTTGGCTTGGGACGCTTTCTCACTACTGGTCCCGGACGTCTTTGTCGACACCATGGGCTACGCCTTCGCTCTCGGTCTATGCAAATTTCTCTTCCCCAAGGTTCCTACAGGGGCATATGTGCACTATCCTACGATTTCTACCGACATGCTCGACTCGCTCGATTCAACGGCTCCCTCGGGAACTCAGGGCGCACATGCTGGTAAGGGTGCTGGAGCTCAGGGTTTCGCCAAGAAGAATTACTGGAAACTTTTTGCCATTCTGTACTCTTGGGTTGGCTCGACGGTTGATATTGTCATGACAAACTCTACCTGGACTCAAGGCCACATCAAGAGTCTATGGGGCCCTTATCGCAAACAGAAGAGCAAGACAGATCCGATCGCAGTTGTCTACCCTCCCACCGCCGTCCGAGAAATGGAACGCGAAGTCGAAGTTTCcgaagagagtgagaagcGAAGAGAAAAAGTTCTTGTCTACCTCGCCCAGTTTCGACCTGAAAAGAACCACCAACTCATCATGCGGTCATTCGCTACTttcctcaagaccaagagcgaGGCATCCAAGGGAGCACAGCTGGTTCTGATCGGAAGCGTGCGAGATGACTCAGACTCAAAGCGTGTGTACGAGCTGCGACTTCTTGCTAATGAGCTTGGCATCAAAGACAGTGTCAAGTTCCACCTCGATGCCCCATGGTCAGATGTTCTGGACTGGTTAAGAAGGGCATCTGTGGGTGTCAACGGCATGTGGAATGAGCACTTCGGAATCGGCGTTGTTGAATACCAAGCTGCTGGACTCATTTCCGTGGTTCATGACAGTGCTGGGCCCAAGTTCGATATCGTCGTGCCCATCGATGGCCAGCCAACTG GTTTCCACGCAacgacagaagaagaattcGCAGAGGGCTACGAGAAGGCTTTGTCGCTGCCAGATCCTCTGGCATTTCGTCTGCGTGCACGAGAGTCGGCAAAGAGATTCACCGAGGAGGAGTTTGCAAAGAAGTGGACGGTTCATTTGGCACGCTTGGTGTCACTTACGAAACAAAAAGCGTAG